The following are encoded in a window of Epilithonimonas zeae genomic DNA:
- a CDS encoding deoxyhypusine synthase family protein, whose translation MSKPITEFIEKYYLHFNAAALVDASKAYVAHLKDGGKMMITLAGAMSTAELGKILAEMIRQGKVDFISCTGANLEEDLMNLVAHTHYERVPNYRDLTPKEEWDLLERGLNRVTDTCIPEEEAFRRLQKHIYEIWKDADDKGERYFPHEYMYKMILSGVLEQYYEIPRENSWMIAAAEKNLPIVVPGWEDSTMGNIFTSYCIKGDLKFSTMKSGIEYMAYLADWYPKNSGGKGVGFFQVGGGIAGDFPICVVPMLYQDMEMHDIPFWSYFCQISDSTTSYGSYSGAVPNEKITWGKLDITTPKFIVESDATICAPLMFSYILENS comes from the coding sequence ATGAGCAAACCGATTACTGAGTTCATAGAAAAATATTATTTGCACTTCAATGCGGCTGCTTTGGTAGATGCTTCCAAAGCTTATGTTGCACACCTAAAAGATGGTGGGAAAATGATGATTACGCTTGCAGGAGCAATGTCAACGGCAGAATTAGGGAAAATATTGGCAGAGATGATTCGTCAAGGTAAAGTAGATTTCATTTCTTGTACTGGAGCGAATCTTGAAGAAGATTTGATGAATCTTGTGGCACACACGCACTACGAAAGAGTTCCAAATTACAGAGACCTTACGCCGAAAGAAGAGTGGGACTTGTTGGAAAGAGGACTTAACAGAGTAACTGACACTTGTATCCCTGAGGAAGAGGCTTTCAGAAGATTGCAAAAACATATATATGAAATCTGGAAAGATGCAGATGATAAAGGAGAGCGTTATTTCCCGCACGAATATATGTACAAAATGATTTTGTCAGGTGTTCTGGAGCAGTATTACGAGATCCCGAGAGAGAACTCTTGGATGATTGCTGCGGCGGAAAAAAACTTACCAATCGTAGTTCCAGGCTGGGAAGATTCTACAATGGGAAATATTTTTACTTCTTATTGTATCAAAGGAGATTTGAAGTTTTCTACAATGAAATCTGGTATCGAATATATGGCTTATTTGGCTGATTGGTATCCGAAAAATTCTGGTGGAAAAGGTGTTGGATTCTTCCAAGTTGGAGGTGGAATCGCTGGTGATTTCCCAATTTGTGTAGTGCCGATGTTATATCAGGATATGGAAATGCACGACATTCCGTTCTGGAGTTATTTCTGCCAGATTTCTGATTCTACAACGTCTTACGGTTCCTATTCCGGAGCGGTTCCAAATGAGAAAATCACTTGGGGTAAATTAGATATTACAACTCCGAAATTCATTGTTGAAAGTGATGCGACGATTTGTGCGCCATTGATGTTCAGTTATATTTTGGAGAATTCTTAA
- a CDS encoding RagB/SusD family nutrient uptake outer membrane protein, translating to MKKIFLTLSIFSVIASCSDDFVDIKPEGVVIADDFYKTEADAMKATNAIYSFLRSWENSGFPAQYVFGVTGDDVEKGSNPGDASFINAYDNFSFTISDDGVNGYWTGQWQAVQRANQVITNVPNIDMDTALKTRLVAEAKMLRAYFYFNLVRIYGGVPIFDGLQTDYINQPRNTAAEVYAFIVKDLTEASEILPQTYPAGQEGRVTKGGALGLLSKVYLYMKEYQKAYDASNLVIGMGYKLDPDFNHLFRPAGEFGTESVFEVNCGCSPEFGGSQYAEVQGVRNQYGWGFFTPTQALEDAFEPGDVRKQFTILREGETTPEGDLIKKGDPQAGNTWNYKTYVPSSLNNNACGYGSIQNIRILRFADILLINAEAANELGNTGVAIANVNKIRLRANLGETPASTQSTLRAAIWQERRVELAMEMDRFPDLVRTGQAEQFLGPKGFQKGKNELFPIPLRAITDSKGVLTQNPGYN from the coding sequence ATGAAAAAAATATTTTTAACACTCTCCATATTTTCGGTAATTGCAAGTTGTAGTGATGATTTTGTGGATATCAAACCAGAAGGGGTAGTAATAGCTGACGATTTCTATAAAACGGAAGCCGATGCTATGAAAGCGACGAACGCTATATATAGCTTCTTAAGAAGTTGGGAGAATAGTGGGTTCCCAGCACAATATGTATTTGGAGTGACGGGTGATGATGTAGAAAAAGGATCTAATCCTGGAGATGCATCTTTTATCAATGCATATGATAATTTTTCTTTTACAATTAGTGATGATGGAGTCAATGGCTATTGGACAGGTCAATGGCAGGCAGTCCAAAGAGCTAATCAAGTAATTACTAATGTTCCAAATATTGACATGGATACAGCTCTTAAAACTAGATTGGTTGCAGAAGCTAAAATGTTGAGAGCCTACTTCTATTTTAATTTAGTAAGAATATATGGTGGCGTTCCTATTTTTGATGGATTACAAACGGATTATATAAACCAGCCCAGAAATACTGCAGCAGAGGTATATGCATTTATTGTTAAGGATTTAACTGAAGCATCTGAAATTTTACCGCAAACATATCCTGCTGGTCAAGAAGGGAGAGTTACAAAAGGTGGTGCTTTGGGATTGCTTTCAAAAGTATATCTTTACATGAAGGAATACCAAAAAGCGTATGATGCATCTAACTTAGTAATTGGAATGGGGTATAAATTAGATCCTGATTTTAATCATTTATTTAGACCGGCTGGAGAATTTGGAACTGAGTCAGTTTTTGAAGTGAACTGCGGTTGTTCTCCTGAATTTGGAGGTAGTCAGTATGCGGAAGTTCAAGGTGTAAGAAACCAATATGGTTGGGGATTCTTTACGCCTACTCAGGCATTGGAAGATGCATTTGAGCCCGGTGATGTAAGAAAACAATTTACTATTCTTAGAGAAGGTGAGACTACACCAGAAGGGGATCTTATAAAAAAAGGAGATCCGCAAGCGGGCAATACTTGGAATTATAAAACTTATGTTCCTTCATCACTTAACAATAATGCTTGTGGATATGGATCGATCCAAAACATAAGAATTTTGAGATTTGCTGATATTTTATTAATTAATGCAGAGGCTGCTAATGAATTAGGTAATACTGGTGTAGCAATAGCAAATGTTAATAAGATTAGACTTAGAGCAAATCTTGGAGAAACACCAGCATCAACTCAATCTACACTTAGAGCAGCTATTTGGCAAGAAAGAAGAGTTGAGCTAGCGATGGAGATGGATAGATTCCCTGATCTGGTTAGAACTGGCCAAGCAGAGCAATTTTTAGGTCCTAAAGGGTTTCAAAAAGGTAAAAACGAGTTGTTTCCAATTCCTTTAAGAGCTATTACTGACAGTAAAGGTGTATTAACACAAAATCCTGGTTATAATTAA
- a CDS encoding ferritin, giving the protein MNTNRLSYQMQNALIKQMTKEAHASQIFLSYGCWADVKGYGGIANFLYRHSQEERNHMIKFMRYILDRGGEAKVEAIPAPPENPQSLTDCFNKVFQHEVDNTTAIYDIVNLSFEEKDWATWNFMQWFVKEQIEEEKLALELIDKLKIAGGDSATDESLFTLDKALEAAADEVSLPQEATAENPS; this is encoded by the coding sequence ATGAACACCAACAGATTATCCTATCAGATGCAAAATGCATTGATAAAACAAATGACAAAAGAAGCACATGCATCACAAATTTTTCTCTCTTACGGTTGCTGGGCAGATGTAAAAGGCTATGGTGGAATTGCTAATTTCTTATACAGACATTCGCAAGAAGAGAGAAACCATATGATCAAATTTATGCGTTACATTCTCGACAGAGGTGGCGAAGCTAAAGTAGAAGCTATCCCTGCTCCACCTGAAAATCCTCAAAGTTTAACGGATTGTTTTAACAAAGTTTTCCAGCATGAAGTTGATAATACAACAGCTATTTATGATATTGTCAATTTATCATTCGAAGAGAAAGATTGGGCGACTTGGAATTTTATGCAATGGTTTGTGAAAGAACAGATCGAAGAAGAAAAATTGGCTCTTGAACTGATTGATAAATTGAAAATTGCAGGTGGAGACAGTGCGACGGACGAATCTCTATTTACTTTGGACAAAGCTTTGGAAGCAGCAGCAGATGAAGTTTCATTACCTCAGGAAGCAACGGCTGAAAATCCTTCTTAA
- a CDS encoding SusC/RagA family TonB-linked outer membrane protein — protein MRKNYVKLPLLIAALYFGGDLHAQSTQDTVAKENKIEEVVVIGYGTQKKENVTGSIGIVTAKDLADKPNANPLNSVQGKLAGVSVITSGTPGGSPRVDIRGVGSLTGNTVFIVDGMLTEDISFLNPQDIESMSVLKDPSSLAIFGAKAANGAVIIKTKSGKGKPVFNVNSYLGIKTVTNVPKMVNADQYVELYNEKLLNDNGSSAGSISRADFPADTDWFKEIFRTSIINSNDFSASGSLGKLNYYGSVGYLQDEGNLAAGQGINSGSGFNRFNTKLNLSYKITDNITIGDNFSFSKTRTDVANNPLLDARNSPPLFGPINSATGTYQFFNGYSIANPRATLDLYRSQVRQERMLNNVFVDIKFLKDFTFRSSYTTDNYTPVQYEYTPAITYIPNPTISNLITRTNRYRNYVWDNTINWKKTFGNHNLELLAGFSRIRDSRSEDVWIAKNVSYDGTNGSLNIGNGTDIFNYQDTAAAVTNGRPAATQDQQRIESFFGRINYDYAGKYLLNASVRRDASSQISTDRYKTFPAISVGWVVSKEGFMSEQNIFNLLKLRASWGELGNPRVKRDFSAIVTNIGGGAYYGNTGYAAATVDRVIDPSIGWETTTGSDFGVEMAFLNNKLKVEGTYYNKESKDIVYGVNQATISGASNPYDFITNAYSFRNKGFEVSANYNTDLSESVKLGFYGNFTSLKNEITSVYQGSFLETGASLFGNSIVRLQAGQAVGSYYGYQVDGVFQTDAEAAGSGQTGAKAGWFKFADLDGNGVIDTRDKTFLGSPIPKGTYGFGFNLTVHSIDFGIDFQGVFGNKIYNYNREQRYGNESWDLDMYNNRWRGAGTSNTNSMITSNQSIILPNSFYVEDGSYFRIRNIQVGYNLPSVIAQSLSVKKLRIYLSAQNPWTSFKYNGFSPEIMNQDRVQMGIDQNIYPISAIYTMGMNLTF, from the coding sequence ATGAGAAAAAATTATGTAAAATTACCATTGTTGATTGCTGCTTTATACTTTGGCGGTGATTTGCATGCACAATCCACACAAGATACTGTTGCGAAAGAAAACAAGATTGAGGAAGTGGTTGTGATTGGATATGGTACACAGAAAAAAGAGAATGTTACTGGGAGTATCGGAATTGTAACAGCAAAAGATTTGGCAGATAAACCGAATGCTAACCCATTAAACTCTGTACAAGGAAAACTTGCTGGGGTAAGTGTTATTACATCTGGTACGCCAGGTGGTTCTCCTAGGGTAGATATTCGTGGAGTCGGTTCATTAACTGGTAATACGGTTTTTATCGTTGATGGAATGTTGACAGAAGATATTTCTTTCCTAAATCCTCAGGATATTGAATCAATGAGTGTTTTAAAAGATCCTTCCAGTTTAGCAATTTTTGGTGCTAAAGCAGCAAATGGAGCGGTGATTATTAAAACTAAAAGTGGAAAAGGTAAGCCAGTTTTTAATGTTAATTCTTATTTAGGAATCAAAACTGTTACCAACGTCCCAAAAATGGTAAATGCAGATCAATATGTTGAATTGTACAATGAGAAATTGTTGAATGACAATGGGTCTTCTGCAGGGTCAATTAGTAGAGCAGATTTTCCAGCAGATACAGATTGGTTTAAAGAAATTTTCCGTACCAGTATCATTAATTCTAATGATTTTTCTGCTTCGGGAAGTTTAGGGAAGTTGAATTATTATGGTAGTGTAGGATATCTTCAGGATGAAGGTAATTTAGCTGCTGGGCAAGGTATTAACTCAGGAAGTGGTTTTAACAGGTTCAATACAAAATTGAATTTGAGTTATAAAATCACTGATAATATTACAATTGGAGATAATTTTTCTTTTTCGAAAACACGGACTGACGTTGCAAATAATCCTTTGTTAGATGCACGTAACTCTCCACCGTTATTTGGTCCAATTAATTCTGCAACAGGGACTTATCAGTTTTTTAATGGTTATTCTATTGCCAATCCAAGAGCAACTTTGGATCTTTATAGATCACAGGTAAGACAAGAAAGAATGCTTAATAACGTTTTTGTTGATATTAAGTTTTTAAAGGATTTTACTTTTAGAAGTAGTTATACCACAGATAATTATACTCCTGTGCAATATGAATATACTCCAGCAATAACTTATATACCAAACCCAACTATTTCTAATTTGATAACCAGAACTAATAGATATAGAAATTATGTTTGGGATAATACAATTAATTGGAAAAAGACCTTTGGTAATCATAATTTAGAATTGTTAGCTGGTTTTTCAAGAATCAGAGATTCTAGATCAGAAGATGTTTGGATTGCTAAGAATGTAAGTTATGACGGTACTAATGGATCTCTAAATATCGGAAATGGTACAGATATTTTTAATTATCAAGATACTGCGGCTGCAGTTACCAATGGTAGACCTGCCGCTACACAGGATCAACAAAGAATTGAATCTTTCTTTGGGAGAATCAATTATGATTATGCTGGGAAATATCTTTTAAATGCATCTGTACGTAGAGATGCTAGTTCACAAATCTCAACAGACAGATATAAAACTTTCCCTGCTATAAGTGTTGGTTGGGTAGTTTCTAAAGAAGGTTTTATGAGTGAGCAGAACATTTTTAATTTGTTAAAATTAAGAGCTAGCTGGGGAGAGTTAGGTAACCCGAGAGTTAAGAGAGATTTTTCTGCGATTGTAACTAACATTGGTGGAGGTGCATATTATGGTAATACTGGATATGCCGCAGCAACAGTTGATAGAGTTATTGATCCATCTATTGGCTGGGAAACAACAACGGGTTCAGACTTTGGTGTTGAGATGGCATTTTTAAATAATAAACTAAAAGTTGAAGGAACATATTATAATAAAGAATCAAAAGATATAGTTTACGGAGTTAATCAGGCTACTATTTCTGGAGCTAGTAATCCGTATGATTTTATCACTAATGCTTATTCTTTTAGAAATAAAGGATTTGAAGTATCTGCAAATTATAATACAGATCTTAGTGAAAGTGTAAAACTAGGTTTCTATGGTAACTTCACGTCTCTTAAAAATGAGATTACAAGTGTCTACCAAGGGTCATTCTTAGAAACTGGTGCTAGTTTATTCGGAAATTCAATTGTAAGATTACAAGCTGGACAAGCAGTTGGTTCTTACTATGGATACCAAGTTGATGGTGTGTTCCAAACAGATGCTGAGGCTGCTGGTTCTGGACAAACTGGTGCTAAAGCAGGCTGGTTTAAGTTTGCTGACTTAGATGGTAATGGAGTTATTGATACAAGAGATAAAACATTTTTGGGAAGCCCAATCCCAAAAGGAACTTATGGTTTCGGATTTAACTTAACAGTTCATTCTATCGATTTTGGGATCGATTTCCAAGGTGTATTTGGTAATAAAATCTACAATTATAATCGCGAGCAAAGATATGGTAACGAGAGTTGGGATTTAGATATGTATAACAACAGATGGCGTGGAGCAGGAACATCTAATACTAACTCTATGATTACTTCTAACCAGTCTATTATTTTGCCAAACAGTTTCTATGTTGAGGACGGTAGCTATTTTAGGATCAGAAATATTCAAGTTGGATATAATTTGCCATCAGTAATTGCACAATCTCTATCTGTTAAAAAACTGAGAATTTATCTAAGTGCACAAAATCCTTGGACTAGTTTCAAATATAATGGATTCTCTCCAGAGATCATGAATCAGGACAGAGTACAAATGGGTATTGATCAAAATATCTATCCAATTTCAGCAATTTATACAATGGGTATGAACTTAACATTTTAA
- a CDS encoding carboxylesterase family protein, which translates to MKLKNIILFLLGFSSLATAQEIKAEFNKEVKIQKKLSYILDIPKDVKNKIPLIVFLHGSGERGNDLEIVKAHSPFTYRNLIKEPVAILAPQCPANTWWDTDAVYFLIKEISEKYKIDKDRIYLTGLSMGGWGTLKLAGEHPEMFAAVASVCAPTDRVMWANIHNYKDMNLKIFHGGMDDVVLPENAFNFYQKLHPINPKAELTIFPNDNHNSWDSTYSDPKLWEWMLSLKKIKN; encoded by the coding sequence ATGAAATTAAAAAACATCATTCTTTTTTTACTCGGATTTTCTTCTCTTGCAACAGCACAGGAAATCAAAGCTGAGTTTAATAAAGAAGTCAAAATTCAGAAAAAGTTATCCTACATTCTGGATATTCCAAAAGATGTAAAAAACAAAATCCCTTTGATTGTTTTTCTTCACGGTTCTGGTGAAAGAGGTAATGATTTGGAAATTGTAAAAGCACACAGTCCTTTTACTTACAGGAATTTAATCAAAGAACCTGTTGCGATTTTAGCGCCTCAATGTCCAGCAAATACTTGGTGGGATACAGATGCAGTTTATTTCCTGATTAAAGAGATTTCAGAAAAATATAAAATCGACAAAGACAGAATCTACCTCACCGGATTATCAATGGGTGGTTGGGGAACTTTGAAATTGGCAGGAGAACATCCCGAAATGTTTGCCGCAGTCGCATCAGTCTGTGCGCCGACAGATCGTGTAATGTGGGCAAACATCCACAACTACAAAGATATGAATCTGAAAATTTTCCACGGCGGAATGGACGATGTTGTTCTTCCGGAAAATGCTTTCAACTTCTATCAAAAATTACATCCAATCAATCCAAAAGCAGAATTGACTATCTTCCCAAATGACAATCATAATTCTTGGGATTCTACTTACTCTGACCCGAAATTATGGGAATGGATGTTATCTTTGAAGAAAATTAAAAATTAA
- the bglX gene encoding beta-glucosidase BglX — translation MKKFVILAALALSPYFLAQELVTKPVQSYQTEKYQSKKKAFIDNLISKMTLDEKIGQLNLPSSGDFTTGTAQSSDIGKKIEQGLVGGLFNIKGVDKIRDVQKVAVEKSRLKIPMIFGMDVIHGYETSFPIPLGLASSWDINLIQRSAQIAAQESTADGINWTFSPMTDISRDPRWGRVSEGSGEDPYLGSEIAKAMVFGYQGTDLSKNNTMLACLKHFALYGAPEGGRDYNTVDMSHVSMFNNYFPPYKAAVEAGVGSVMASFNEVDGVPATGNKWLMTDVLRDQWKFKGFVVTDYTGINEMVDHGMGDLQQVSALAMNAGVDMDMVGEGFLKTLKKSISEGKVSEQTVTDAARRILEAKYDLGLFDDPYKYTDSKRAQKEVFSPKHLEAARTISANSMVLMKNDKQVLPLKKSGTVAVIGPLADNSVNMPGTWSVAAKHANSISLLRGLKETVGKDVNFIYAKGSNIYESATMEERATMFGKTADRDSRSADQIRKEAVEVASKADVIVLAIGESAEMSGESSSRTDIGIPETQKELLRELKKTGKPIVLVLFTGRPLVLTEESELADGILNVWFPGSMAGYAVSDVLYGKVNPSAKLPMTFPRSVGQVPIYYNAKNTGRPLSAENTEKCNFDKFRSNYLDECNTPLYPFGYGLSYSKFDYSDVSVSNAKPTGNAEIEATVTLTNSGKYDGAEVVQLYIRDLIGSITRPVKELKGFQKVYLKAGESKKVTFKISPEDLKFYNSQLKFDWEAGDFDLMIGTNSHDVKTTRITWTK, via the coding sequence ATGAAAAAGTTTGTAATCCTTGCTGCATTGGCACTTTCGCCCTATTTTTTGGCACAGGAACTTGTAACCAAACCGGTTCAGTCTTATCAAACAGAAAAATACCAGTCAAAGAAAAAAGCTTTCATCGATAATTTGATTTCCAAAATGACTTTGGATGAAAAAATTGGTCAGCTGAATTTGCCTTCATCAGGAGATTTCACAACTGGTACAGCTCAGAGTTCCGATATTGGTAAAAAAATTGAACAAGGTTTAGTCGGAGGATTATTCAATATCAAAGGTGTTGATAAAATCCGCGACGTTCAGAAAGTAGCAGTAGAGAAAAGCCGTTTGAAAATTCCAATGATTTTTGGGATGGATGTAATTCACGGTTACGAAACTTCTTTTCCAATTCCATTAGGTTTAGCTTCATCTTGGGATATTAATTTAATCCAAAGATCAGCTCAGATTGCAGCCCAGGAATCTACAGCAGACGGAATCAACTGGACGTTCTCTCCAATGACAGATATTTCCAGAGATCCGAGATGGGGTAGAGTTTCCGAAGGTTCTGGCGAAGATCCATACTTAGGCAGTGAGATTGCAAAGGCGATGGTTTTTGGTTATCAGGGAACAGATCTTTCAAAAAATAATACCATGTTGGCTTGTCTTAAACACTTCGCGCTTTACGGAGCACCGGAAGGTGGACGAGATTACAATACGGTTGATATGAGCCACGTATCAATGTTTAACAATTATTTTCCGCCATACAAAGCGGCTGTTGAAGCTGGAGTTGGTTCTGTGATGGCTTCTTTTAACGAAGTTGATGGCGTTCCTGCAACAGGAAACAAATGGTTGATGACGGATGTGCTTAGAGACCAATGGAAATTCAAAGGTTTTGTGGTAACGGATTATACAGGAATCAATGAAATGGTAGATCACGGAATGGGAGATTTGCAACAAGTTTCAGCCTTAGCTATGAACGCTGGAGTTGATATGGATATGGTTGGAGAAGGTTTCCTTAAAACTTTGAAGAAATCAATTTCTGAAGGTAAAGTTTCTGAACAAACTGTTACAGATGCAGCACGAAGAATCTTGGAAGCCAAATATGACCTTGGTCTTTTTGATGATCCTTACAAATATACAGACTCCAAAAGAGCTCAGAAAGAAGTTTTCAGTCCAAAACATTTGGAAGCAGCAAGAACTATTTCTGCAAATTCTATGGTTTTGATGAAAAATGACAAGCAGGTTCTTCCGCTTAAAAAATCAGGAACGGTTGCTGTTATTGGTCCATTGGCTGATAACTCAGTTAATATGCCAGGAACCTGGAGCGTTGCTGCAAAACACGCCAATTCCATCTCATTATTAAGAGGTCTTAAAGAAACTGTTGGCAAGGACGTAAATTTCATCTACGCAAAAGGAAGCAACATTTACGAATCTGCAACAATGGAAGAAAGAGCAACAATGTTCGGTAAAACGGCAGACAGAGACAGCCGTTCTGCTGACCAAATCAGAAAAGAAGCTGTGGAAGTTGCGAGCAAAGCAGATGTAATTGTTTTAGCAATTGGAGAAAGTGCTGAAATGAGTGGAGAATCAAGCTCCAGAACAGATATCGGAATTCCGGAAACTCAAAAAGAATTGTTGAGAGAACTTAAGAAAACCGGAAAACCAATTGTTTTAGTTCTATTTACTGGTCGTCCTTTGGTTTTAACGGAAGAATCCGAATTGGCAGACGGAATCCTGAATGTATGGTTCCCCGGAAGTATGGCTGGATACGCAGTTTCTGATGTGCTTTACGGAAAAGTGAATCCTTCGGCGAAGTTGCCGATGACTTTCCCAAGAAGTGTTGGTCAGGTTCCAATCTATTATAATGCTAAAAATACGGGTCGTCCATTAAGTGCCGAGAATACTGAGAAATGTAATTTTGATAAATTCCGTTCCAATTATCTGGACGAGTGTAACACGCCGCTTTATCCGTTTGGATATGGTTTGAGTTATTCTAAATTTGATTATTCTGATGTTTCAGTTTCGAATGCAAAACCAACTGGAAATGCAGAAATCGAAGCGACTGTAACATTGACCAATAGTGGAAAATATGACGGAGCAGAAGTGGTTCAGCTTTATATCAGAGATTTGATTGGAAGTATTACAAGACCGGTTAAAGAACTGAAAGGTTTCCAAAAAGTGTATTTGAAAGCTGGGGAAAGCAAAAAAGTAACGTTCAAAATCTCTCCGGAAGATTTGAAGTTCTATAACAGCCAATTGAAATTTGATTGGGAAGCTGGCGATTTCGATTTGATGATCGGAACCAATTCTCACGATGTGAAAACGACGAGAATCACCTGGACAAAATAA
- a CDS encoding DUF493 domain-containing protein, translating to MADIIDSNHANPEEFYKSLKEKLEEQHNFPEEYLFKFIVTSDSEKITEILRVFDNLKYTLSNKESSTGKYTSVSIDCFVLDADQVISIYKKVATIEGVMML from the coding sequence ATGGCAGATATTATAGATAGCAATCACGCAAATCCAGAAGAATTTTACAAATCACTGAAAGAAAAATTAGAAGAACAACATAATTTTCCGGAAGAATATCTCTTCAAATTCATTGTGACAAGTGATTCTGAAAAAATAACAGAAATATTAAGAGTATTCGATAATTTGAAATACACTTTATCCAACAAAGAAAGCTCTACTGGAAAATACACTTCTGTTTCTATCGATTGCTTTGTATTAGATGCTGACCAAGTCATTAGCATTTATAAAAAAGTAGCAACCATCGAAGGTGTAATGATGTTATAA
- a CDS encoding glucoamylase family protein yields the protein MKNLLSISIISLSVLLSCKNAQVSKTVTETKTVSKNLTDNQLMDKVQSDALKYFWDFAEPKSLLGRERYHEDNIYPDNDKHVITTGGSGFGLMTILVGVDRKFIPRQEAVKRLTHIADFLEKADRFHGAWSHWINGETGKVVPFGKKDNGGDLVETAFLTQGIICVREYFKNGNAEEKALAAKMDKLWKGIEWNWYTKGGEKVLYWHWSPSYGWEMNFPLEGYNECLITYILAASSPNYSIDSETYNKGWSRNGTYTTDRTKYGLPLYVKHNYAEEFGGPLFWSQYSYLGLDPRGLSDKYVKSYWDLNRNHVLIDYKYCVENPLKYKGYSEKYWGLTAGYTRNKDGSVGYAAHQPMKEDLGVITPTAALSSMPYTPKESMAVLRFLYDEKPNFIGQAGPYDATSLNFGDWTTPRYLAIDQGTIAPMIENYRTGLLWNLFMNAPEIRSGLKKIGFKSTEHQIQ from the coding sequence ATGAAAAACCTACTATCAATATCAATCATATCCTTATCAGTTCTACTTTCCTGCAAAAACGCTCAGGTCTCAAAAACAGTTACTGAAACAAAAACAGTTTCAAAAAACCTGACTGACAACCAACTAATGGACAAAGTCCAAAGCGATGCTCTCAAATATTTTTGGGATTTCGCAGAACCAAAGTCTTTGTTGGGAAGAGAGCGTTATCACGAAGATAATATCTATCCGGATAACGACAAGCACGTTATTACAACAGGTGGTTCAGGTTTTGGGCTGATGACAATCTTAGTTGGCGTTGATAGAAAATTCATTCCACGTCAGGAGGCTGTAAAAAGACTAACTCATATTGCAGATTTCTTAGAAAAAGCAGATCGTTTTCACGGGGCTTGGTCGCATTGGATCAATGGTGAAACGGGTAAAGTCGTTCCTTTTGGAAAAAAAGATAATGGCGGAGATTTGGTAGAGACTGCTTTTCTTACACAAGGAATCATTTGTGTCCGTGAATATTTCAAGAACGGAAATGCAGAAGAAAAAGCTCTGGCAGCGAAAATGGACAAACTCTGGAAAGGGATAGAATGGAACTGGTATACAAAAGGTGGCGAAAAAGTGCTCTACTGGCATTGGTCTCCATCTTACGGCTGGGAAATGAACTTCCCACTGGAAGGTTATAATGAATGTCTGATAACTTACATTTTAGCCGCATCCTCACCCAATTATTCCATCGACTCCGAAACATACAACAAAGGCTGGTCAAGAAACGGAACTTACACAACAGACCGAACAAAATATGGACTTCCACTGTACGTTAAACATAATTACGCAGAAGAATTTGGGGGTCCATTATTCTGGTCACAATATTCCTATTTAGGTCTAGATCCAAGAGGACTTTCCGACAAATACGTAAAAAGTTATTGGGACTTAAACCGAAATCATGTTCTTATAGATTACAAATATTGTGTAGAAAATCCATTAAAGTATAAAGGGTATTCTGAGAAATATTGGGGACTTACCGCCGGTTATACAAGAAATAAAGATGGCTCTGTTGGTTATGCCGCACATCAACCAATGAAAGAAGATTTGGGTGTAATTACTCCGACGGCAGCGTTGAGCTCAATGCCTTACACACCAAAAGAATCAATGGCGGTTTTGAGGTTCTTATATGATGAAAAGCCGAATTTTATTGGGCAAGCTGGACCATACGATGCAACCTCGCTCAATTTCGGAGATTGGACAACACCTCGCTATCTCGCTATCGATCAGGGAACTATTGCGCCAATGATTGAGAATTACCGCACAGGATTGTTGTGGAATCTTTTTATGAATGCACCGGAAATCAGAAGCGGACTCAAGAAAATTGGATTTAAGTCCACAGAACACCAAATCCAATAG